The Skermanella rosea sequence TTGATGATGCCGCCGATGTAGTACAGCGCCATGTCGGAAAGGTCGGCGTAGCCCGAGCCGGCGAAGATCGGCTGGCCATCCTTCCAGATCGACTGGTGGCAGTGCATGCCCGAGCCGTTGTCGCCGTAGACCGGCTTCGGCATGAACGTGGCGGTCTTGCCGTAGGCCGCGGCGACGTTATGCACCACATACTTGAACTGCTGCATGTTGTCGGCGGTCTTGACCAGCGTGTCGAACTTGATGCCGAGTTCGTGCTGGGAAGCCGCCACCTCGTGGTGGTGCTTCTCGATCTCGACGCCCATCTCGCCAAGCACGGTCAGCATCTCGGCGCGCAGGTCCTGGCCCGAGTCGACCGGCGGAACCGGGAAGTAGCCGCCCTTGACGGTCGGGCGGTGGCCCAGGTTGCCGTCCGGCAGTTCCTTGCCGGTGATGTACGGGCCTTCCTCGCTGTCGATCTTGTAGAAGCACTGGTTCATCGAGACTTCGTAGCGGACGTCGTCGAAGACGAAGAACTCGGCTTCCGGACCGAAATAGGCGGTGTCGCCGATACCGGCCGCTTCCATGTGCGCCTGGGCCGCCTTGGCGATCGAGCGCGGGTCGCGGTTGTAGGGCTGGCCGCTGGAGGGCTCGTAGACGTCGCAGAAGATGTTCAGCATCGGCTGGGCCGCGAACGGGTCCATCACCGCGGTCGCGGCGTCCGGCATCAGGGTCATGTCGGACTCGTTGATCGCCTTCCAGCCCGCAATCGATGAACCGTCGAACATGATGCCGTCGGTGAAGGCTTCTTCGTTCATCGTGGAGACGTGCTGCGCGGTGTGCTGCAGCTTGCCGCGCGGGTCGGTGAAGCGAAGGTCGACGTACTTGACGTCGTGTTCCTTGATCAGGTCGAAGACCTTGCTGATGTCAGACATGCCTCGGGATCCGTTTCTATGGTTGACGCTGGCTCGCTCCCGCCGAGGAGGACGGGGAGAAACCGATTTTGGTGACGCGCGCGGGCGTTGTTATGTCACGACCTTTCCGGACGCACAATCCACAGCTTATCCGTCAGCGGAATTGCGGCAATGTGGCTGTCCGGCCGGCTTTGCCCGCGATGTTTATCGAGCCGGACGCGCGGCCGGATCGGCCGGCGTCAAGATCTGATCCGGGACGGCCGCGGTGGCTTCCCGCGCTGCGCGCGAATCGCCGTGGGCCGTCCGAATGGGGTGGAGCGGTCAGGGGCGGTCGATGCGCGTCAGACGGCGTCGCTTCCCTTCTCGCCGGTTCGGATCCGGACGACTTCCTCGACCGGAGTCACGAAGATCTTGCCGTCGCCGATGCGGCCGGTGTGGGCAGCCGTCTGGATGGCCTCGATGGCGCGGTCGACCAGACTGTCGTCCATCACCACCTCGATCTTCACCTTCGGCAGGAAGTCCACGACGTATTCCGCGCCACGGTACAATTCCGTATGACCCTTCTGCCGCCCGAAGCCCTTGGCCTCGGTGACGGTAATGCCCTTGATGCCGACCTCGTGAAGGGCTTCCTTCACTTCGTCGAGCTTGAACGGCTTAATGATGGCTTCGATTTTTTTCATGATGCTGATCAACGACTCCCCGTGGATGGCGGCGCGCCACCGAGCGGTGCTCATCATCCCGTAAAGCACGGGGCATGCCAACGCCCGATTGCCTTGCCGGAGCAAGCGGGGCGGTCTTTCTGCAGCAGCGCCTGCCGCCGCAGCCGGCACGGATCTGATGAGCTGGTGTGCACATTGCCTAAACAGTGTGCAGATCGACACGTCACGCCGCCGCGTGGCACTTCGGCCGTCCGAGGTCGATTTCGTCCCTTGACGGGGCTCCGGCGATTTGGCATAGACACGGCCCCAACGGTGGCGGCGGTAGCTCAGTTGGTAGAGCCCTCGGTTGTGGTCCGAGTGGTCGTGGGTTCGAGTCCCATCCGTCGCCCCATCCCATTCCGGGAAATTCCCTTCCGAATAGAGCGAAGTCGGCGCATCCTGCGGCCCCCTTGGGGAGCGCGGGCTGTTATGCTTTGCCCCATGCCGTTCTGCCGGCATGCAGCCGGCCGACATGGCCGAGTTCCAACCGGGAGTTCTCCGATGGCAGCACAGAACGCTTTGCTGACGGTCGCCGAGATGTATCGTGCGGACGCGCTCACGATCGAGGGCGGCGTTTCCGGCGAAACCCTGATGGAGGCGGCCGGGGCCGCCGTCGCCCGGGTCGTTTCGGCCCGCCGGCCACCCGGTACCGTGGCCGTGCTCTGCGGGCCCGGCAACAACGGCGGCGACGG is a genomic window containing:
- the glnA gene encoding type I glutamate--ammonia ligase translates to MSDISKVFDLIKEHDVKYVDLRFTDPRGKLQHTAQHVSTMNEEAFTDGIMFDGSSIAGWKAINESDMTLMPDAATAVMDPFAAQPMLNIFCDVYEPSSGQPYNRDPRSIAKAAQAHMEAAGIGDTAYFGPEAEFFVFDDVRYEVSMNQCFYKIDSEEGPYITGKELPDGNLGHRPTVKGGYFPVPPVDSGQDLRAEMLTVLGEMGVEIEKHHHEVAASQHELGIKFDTLVKTADNMQQFKYVVHNVAAAYGKTATFMPKPVYGDNGSGMHCHQSIWKDGQPIFAGSGYADLSDMALYYIGGIIKHARALNAFTNPSTNSYKRLVPGYEAPVLLAYSARNRSASCRIPYVASPKGKRVEVRFPDPSANPYLAFAAMLMAGLDGIQNKIHPGDAMDKNLYDLPPEELAAVPTVCGSLRQALDSLEADHDFLTKGDVFAPDMIAAYIELKREEQMAFETSPHPIEYKMYYSV
- a CDS encoding P-II family nitrogen regulator, translating into MISIMKKIEAIIKPFKLDEVKEALHEVGIKGITVTEAKGFGRQKGHTELYRGAEYVVDFLPKVKIEVVMDDSLVDRAIEAIQTAAHTGRIGDGKIFVTPVEEVVRIRTGEKGSDAV